From Pseudocalidococcus azoricus BACA0444:
AAAGCAAAAATTCCCCCAGGCTGCAAAACCCGATAAACCTCGGTCAAAATTTCCCTCAAGGTGGCCTCAGGCATTTCATGGAGGGCCAAACTGGTGTGGACTAAGCCAAATTGATTATTTGCAAAGGGCATTGTCTGGGCAAAGGATTCCACAAACTGGGCCTGGGGAACAGCGAGTTGGGCCCGTGCAATGGCCTGGGGAGAGGCATCAAGCCCCGTCACATTTTCAAATCTTTGACAGAGTAATTTCGTCACCGGCCCGTGGGCGCAACATAAATCTAAAACTGGGGTAGTGGCCAGTAAGTCTAAATCCTGCCAGGCCAGTTGTCGTAACCGCGTTTCTCCCCCCACCGCCACAGCGGCCAAACGGGAAACTGTGTCATAAAACCAGGGATAGCGGTAACTCCAATCGCGAAGAATCGTGGCCATAGGTTCACTCAAGCACCGGAATTAAAGCCCACAATGGCATATGTTACGTTGAAATTAAAGAATGCTCGCAGATTTAGAGGTTTTCCGATGAAGCATTCCGTTACCCAATCAAATCATGGGTCGAGGCTTACAGCAGATTCTCCAACTAGGTGGCACAGTAGCAACAGTGAGTATAGTAGT
This genomic window contains:
- a CDS encoding class I SAM-dependent methyltransferase, yielding MATILRDWSYRYPWFYDTVSRLAAVAVGGETRLRQLAWQDLDLLATTPVLDLCCAHGPVTKLLCQRFENVTGLDASPQAIARAQLAVPQAQFVESFAQTMPFANNQFGLVHTSLALHEMPEATLREILTEVYRVLQPGGIFALVDFHPPQLPLLWPGLGLFFYLFETDTAWQFIRQDLGEQLQGLGFAIQKYQTYTGGSLQVIQAQKPTA